A section of the Zygosaccharomyces rouxii strain CBS732 chromosome B complete sequence genome encodes:
- the ACP1 gene encoding acyl carrier protein (similar to uniprot|P32463 Saccharomyces cerevisiae YKL192C ACP1 Mitochondrial matrix acyl carrier protein involved in biosynthesis of octanoate which is a precursor to lipoic acid activated by phosphopantetheinylation catalyzed by Ppt2p): MFKSVFRPCAAVAKNARMTLPVRNSILMPQMMVSPIRFYSATTDRNEITQRVVDVIKAFDRTNASADISSKTLFHKDLGLDSLDTVELLVAIEEDFDIQFPDKVADELKGVEDTVEWIANHPESE; encoded by the coding sequence ATGTTTAAATCAGTTTTTCGTCCATGTGCTGCTGTCGCTAAAAATGCTAGAATGACTTTACCCGTTAGAAATAGCATTTTAATGCCACAAATGATGGTATCACCAATTCGTTTCTATTCTGCTACTACTGACAGAAATGAAATCACTCAAAGAGTCGTTGATGTGATCAAGGCATTTGATAGAACAAATGCATCTGCTGATATTAGCTCAAAGACTCTTTTCCATAAGGATCTAGGTTTAGATTCCCTTGATACTGTGGAACTTTTAGTTGCTATTGAAGAGGATTTTGATATCCAATTCCCTGATAAAGTGGCGGATGAACTAAAGGGTGTTGAAGATACTGTAGAATGGATTGCAAACCATCCTGAATCtgaataa
- the SDS22 gene encoding type 1 protein phosphatase-activating protein SDS22 (similar to uniprot|P36047 Saccharomyces cerevisiae YKL193C SDS22 Regulatory subunit of Glc7p type1 protein phosphatase), whose translation MSDSNQINDPQGGNEPSLPMEVIPDTHEEYIGADSELTDDLPDDTEVIDLVHLKIEAMEDLKLYRFKKLVQLCLRQNLIESISEVDSLPVETIRDLDFYDNRIKHISKNINKFVNLENLDLSFNKIKHIKNLDNLVNLQNLYFVQNKISKIENLSTLKNLKNLELGGNEIREIEPDSFKGLENLQEIWLGKNSIPKLINLHHLKNLRVLSIQSNRLKKIEGLEGLENLEELYLSHNYLTKIEGLENNKKLTIIDITSNAITKVENMKHLVHLTDFWASFNKIDQSFESIGEELGKLPELDTVYLEGNPIQLKNETSYRRKLVMNLGPSLQKIDATYIRG comes from the coding sequence ATGAGTGATAGTAATCAGATAAACGATCCACAAGGTGGTAATGAACCTTCGTTACCAATGGAAGTGATACCTGATACTCATGAAGAGTATATAGGTGCTGATTCCGAGTTGACAGACGATTTACCAGACGATACGGAGGTAATAGATCTAGttcatttgaagattgaAGCAATGGAAGACTTGAAACTTTACAGATTTAAAAAGCTAGTTCAATTGTGCCTCAGACAGAATTTGATAGAAAGTATCAGTGAAGTGGATTCATTACCCGTTGAAACGATTAGGGATTTAGATTTCTACGATAATCGAATCAAACACATCTCAAAAAATATCAACAAGTTTgtaaatttggaaaatctAGATCTTTCCTTCAACAAGATCAAACAtatcaagaatttggaCAATTTGGTGAATCTACAGAACTTGtattttgttcaaaataaaatatcgaaaattgaaaacttatcgacattgaagaatttaaagaatttggaattaGGTGGTAATGAAATTCGTGAAATCGAACctgattctttcaaaggGTTGGAGAATTTACAGGAAATTTGGTTGggtaaaaattcaattccaaaattgattaatttACACCATTTAAAAAATCTAAGAGTTCTCTCTATTCAATCTAatagattgaaaaaaattgaggGTTTAGAAggattggaaaatttagagGAATTGTATTTATCCCACAATTACCTGACCAAAATTGAAGGCCTggaaaataacaaaaaattgacCATCATCGACATCACTTCAAATGCCATTACtaaagtggaaaatatGAAACATTTGGTACATTTGACGGATTTTTGGGCATCGTTTAATAAAATCGATCAATCCTTTGAATCCATCGGCGAAGAACTGGGTAAACTACCAGAATTAGACACTGTCTATCTAGAGGGGAACCCAATTCAATTAAAGAATGAAACTTCATACAGGAGAAAGTTAGTAATGAATTTGGGTCCGtctttacaaaagattGATGCCACGTATATTAGAGGATAA
- the MST1 gene encoding threonine--tRNA ligase MST1 (highly similar to gnl|GLV|KLLA0D02772g Kluyveromyces lactis KLLA0D02772g and similar to YKL194C uniprot|P07236 Saccharomyces cerevisiae YKL194C MST1 Mitochondrial threonyl-tRNA synthetase), with protein MLSGERTFARVSARFASNLSKIAKKPPGSSADASHEVSNRQKLFITDPISPGSIFFLPNGTKIFNKLIQFMKLQQQFKYGFKEVVTPLIYRKSLWEQSGHWDNYKEDMFRVEGHDTSKEEYGLKPMNCPGHCMVFKRFDRSYSELPLRLSDFSPLHRNEASGALSGLTRVRKFHQDDGHIFCTPDQVESEIAKCLKLVDMCYTKVFPLSPELANEVYTLELSTRPEHFIGDVKVWDYAETVLKNILNKFGKPWELNEADGAFYGPKIDIKVTDHTGKYHQVATIQLDFQLPERFDLKYKDRDNTYKRPIMIHRAVFGSVERFMAILIDSNHGKWPFWLNPRQAMIIPVNTKRQGQVDACKDLFLKLRGQGNENSTDPIPLNSFHFNADLDERPEPVGYRIKDALMKNYSYLIIIGDKEVETGRYAIRTREDRQLEHLTDDEIFNKFRELEKHYK; from the coding sequence ATGTTGTCCGGTGAGCGTACTTTCGCAAGGGTTTCAGCGAGATTTGCTAGTAACCTTTCAAAAATCGCCAAGAAACCTCCAGGCTCGAGTGCAGACGCATCTCACGAGGTTTCCAACAGGCAGAAACTATTCATTACAGATCCAATTTCACCAGGctccatcttcttccttccAAATGGTACGAAAATCTTCAATAAGttgattcaattcatgAAATTACAGCAGCAGTTCAAATATGGATTCAAAGAAGTGGTGACACCATTGATATATAGAAAATCATTATGGGAACAATCTGGCCACTGGGACAACTATAAGGAGGACATGTTTCGGGTAGAAGGTCATGATACTTCGAAGGAAGAATATGGACTAAAACCAATGAACTGCCCTGGTCATTGTATggttttcaaaaggttcGATAGATCTTATAGCGAACTGCCACTAAGACTTTCTGATTTTTCGCCATTGCATAGGAATGAAGCATCTGGAGCACTTTCAGGATTGACTAGAGTCCgtaaatttcatcaagatGATGGTCACATCTTTTGTACGCCGGATCAAGTGGAAAGTGAAATTGCAAAATGTTTAAAATTGGTTGATATGTGTTATACAAAAGTTTTCCCTTTAAGCCCAGAATTGGCCAATGAAGTGTACACTTTAGAGTTATCGACAAGACCTGAACACTTCATTGGGGATGTCAAAGTCTGGGATTATGCAGAAACTGTACTAAAAAATATCTTGAATAAATTTGGCAAACCATGGGAATTAAATGAGGCAGATGGTGCGTTTTATGGACCGAAGATTGATATTAAGGTCACTGATCATACTGGTAAGTATCACCAAGTGGCTACCATTCAATTAGATTTTCAATTACctgaaagatttgatctTAAATATAAGGACCGTGATAATACCTATAAAAGACCCATTATGATCCATAGAGCTGTATTTGGGTCAGTGGAGAGATTTATGGCAATTTTAATAGATTCTAACCATGGTAAATGGCCATTTTGGTTGAATCCCAGACAGGCAATGATCATTCCCGTAAACACCAAGCGTCAGGGACAAGTAGACGCATGTAAAGATCTTTTCCTTAAATTGAGAGGTCAAGGAAACGAAAATTCTACAGATCCAATTCCCTTGAACTCATTCCATTTCAATGCAGATTTAGACGAAAGACCAGAACCTGTCGGCTATAGAATTAAGGATGCTCTCATGAAGAATTATTCCTATCTAATCATTATTGGTGATAAGGAAGTGGAAACCGGTAGATATGCTATTAGAACAAGAGAAGATCGACAGTTGGAACATTTgacagatgatgaaatttttaacaaattccgtgaattggaaaaacaCTATAAATGA
- the ATG17 gene encoding protein kinase regulatory subunit ATG17 (similar to uniprot|Q06410 Saccharomyces cerevisiae YLR423C ATG17 Protein that interacts with and is required for activation of Apg1p protein kinase involved in autophagy but not in the Cvt (cytoplasm to vacuole targeting) pathway), with protein MSNEVTDIFVSNARNFLVEAQVLCEEASMRIVGAKGELSKWQQDVSKLRFMISCLKSQGDFLYKNVLKVGIGENLIKTEWSQVMLVDLIKTMKYWQDQISARVAQLNNINNVLVSGNDTNDDQLNLGDFIPKENTHILDERLKEIPIIKQQIENITSQYHNMTKKVGEQLIFTRIKTVEATFNKNLGSESLENKTLSIELPEEMDNLEHELVEYINSLTDHFDKCKLLQSKKLEGPSYQELLKVVTKDNGELGSILETLKDTIRDVDQVLENFKNLLERKTIDKVNLHSQINKLINEFHKHQEYLMIFKDISELISTFKESCLQEVKLTKELCEFYQNFKTSYYNLLDEVERRRSVAQEMTIVLQESQQKLHALHTQDQKAREGFLSENANYLPETIWPGKIDDLTPLYSLDYTIKDI; from the coding sequence ATGAGTAATGAGGTTACTGATATATTTGTATCTAATGCCAGGAATTTTTTGGTAGAAGCACAAGTTCTTTGTGAAGAAGCTAGCATGAGGATTGTGGGTGCTAAGGGAgaactttcaaaatggCAACAAGACGTCTCAAAATTAAGGTTTATGATTAGTTGTCTCAAGAGTCAAGGTGATTTCCTTTATAAGAACGTTTTAAAGGTTggaattggtgaaaatttgATTAAAACTGAATGGTCCCAAGTGATGTTGGTGGATCTTATTAAGACGATGAAATACTGGCAGGACCAGATTTCAGCTAGAGTAGCTCAACTAAACAATATCAATAACGTTTTAGTAAGTGGGAATGATACAAATGATGATCAATTAAACCTGGGAGATTTTATACCAAAGGAAAATACACATATCTTGGACGAAAGATTAAAGGAAATACCAATAATTAAACAGCAGATTGAAAACATCACATCCCAATACCATAATATGACCAAGAAAGTTGGAGAGCAACTGATCTTTACGAGAATCAAAACAGTGGAAGCTACATTtaataaaaatttgggaTCTGAAAGTCTAGAAAATAAAACATTAAGCATTGAACTTCCAGAGGAAATGGATAATTTAGAGCATGAGCTAGTGGAATatatcaattctttaactGATCATTTTGATAAATGCAAATTATTACAATCTAAAAAGTTAGAGGGACCCAGTTATCAGGAATTATTAAAGGTGGTTACAAAGGACAATGGAGAATTGGGATCCATCTTGGAAACATTAAAAGATACCATCCGTGACGTGGATCAAGTTCTTGAAAACTTCAAAAACTTGCTAGAGAGGAAAACTATCGATAAGGTTAATTTACACAGTCAGATAAACAAATTGATTAATGAGTTTCATAAGCATCAGgaatatttgatgattttcAAGGATATATCAGAGCTGATCTCTACATTCAAGGAATCTTGTTTGCAAGAAGTAAAACTCACCAAAGAGTTATGtgaattttatcaaaattttaaaacGAGTTATTATAACCTTTTAGATGAAGTTGAACGTAGACGTTCTGTTGCCCAAGAAATGACAATAGTTCTACAAGAATCTCAACAGAAATTGCACGCATTACATACTCAGGACCAAAAAGCCCGGGAAGGCTTTCTCAGTGAAAATGCTAACTATCTGCCCGAGACTATTTGGCCTGGTAAGATCGATGATTTGACGCCGTTATATTCATTAGATTACACGATTAAAGATATATGA
- the SPP382 gene encoding mRNA splicing protein SPP382 (weakly similar to uniprot|Q06411 Saccharomyces cerevisiae YLR424W SPP382 Essential protein present in native splicing complexes identified as a suppressor of prp38-1 a spliceosomal maturation mutation cold sensitive alleles accumulate pre-mRNA): MVAEYDEELVKRRRLESGDAAVQDDSNENESNDNMTKKYGIGAKLLLKMGYKKGQGLGRDGSGISEPIEPEKRPVANAGLGSLSAAANNEEESESEATSSDDDMVHPLHTKDHNTVDFQKTSITFPSEDISELEELARSLQIRCNIGLPVKINQVDETRKNDLKKLGGELLDVQEQLDAIERRIPLVEPELSAMVNKEEQLKTIAECEPEAFEIKAHLILQASDRDLVDTLFADLLHSTFKKFWFNWDPLDSSNEVLKEFQPLISDVESHIEFSDISYNRTQTVIYRSIMEKLIPFWQDFELTKDKINLIIQLILDYQPIFKLMNCEKYLFEKYISVKLIDALEKWDISGNHEGLPPSMWYFDLSFLILDETLQKLEEIVESKLYAYFDKWHHRRSKVIRRSDLMVIQDLLGEEKFVDIIRTNFLPKFIDQLWDKYFDPVLELEDPSLDDGSLYYYQRLREYRLLFNTEDYKTLVGAAFNELNKILYQWLLYADDQDLSGAQWWFNSFINKIFAQNDPIEVELEEIRRSLRFFQDSNALNHPIHNDRLDLREELKLIDHDKKYNVQNIPLTRVSPTFRDVLEDYCEEKGFILEKTDHYTQLPQFTNQDVLVPVFKVHTGIRIHNVALKDDILWVEKGKGSFIPTYLYELAS, encoded by the coding sequence ATGGTAGCtgaatatgatgaagagcTGGTCAAGAGAAGGCGGCTAGAAAGTGGTGATGCGGCTGTTCAAGATGACAGTAATGAGAATGAgtctaatgataatatgACTAAGAAATACGGTATCGGTGCTAAATTGTTATTAAAGATGGGTTATAAAAAAGGACAAGGTCTTGGTAGGGATGGTTCTGGTATATCTGAACCTATTGAACCTGAAAAGAGGCCCGTTGCCAACGCAGGTCTTGGATCGCTGTCAGCTGCAGCAAATAATGAGGAAGAATCAGAGTCAGAAGCCACAAGTTCAGATGATGACATGGTTCATCCATTGCATACCAAAGATCATAACACTGtagattttcaaaagactTCAATAACTTTTCCCAGTGAAGATATTTCCGAGTTGGAGGAATTGGCTAGGAGTTTACAGATCCGTTGTAATATAGGTTTACCTGTTAAAATCAATCAAGTAGATGAAACTCGGAAGAATGACTTGAAGAAACTGGGGGGTGAGTTATTAGACGTTCAAGAACAACTAGATGCTATAGAACGTCGAATACCTTTGGTAGAACCTGAATTATCCGCAATGGTTAACAAGGAAGAACAGTTAAAAACAATCGCTGAATGTGAACCTGAGGCTTTTGAAATAAAGGCACATTTGATACTACAAGCTTCTGATCGGGATTTGGTCGATACGTTGTTTGCTGACTTGCTGCATTCTAccttcaagaaattctgGTTTAATTGGGATCCCTTAGACAGTTCAAATGAAGTActaaaagaatttcaacCTTTAATTTCAGATGTAGAATCTCATATTGAGTTTTCTGATATAAGTTATAACCGCACACAAACTGTCATTTACCGCAGCATTATGGAGAAGTTGATCCCATTTTGGCAAGATTTCGAATTGACAAAGGATAAGATTAATCTCATTATACAGTTGATTCTAGATTATCAACCCATATTCAAGCTTATGAATTGTGAAAAGTacctttttgaaaagtacATCTCTGTCAAACTTATCGATGCCTTGGAAAAATGGGATATATCTGGTAATCATGAGGGATTGCCGCCCAGTATGTGGTATTTCGACCTTTCCTTTCTGATATTGGACGAAACTCTTCAAAAACTTGAAGAAATCGTCGAGTCTAAATTGTATGCATATTTTGATAAATGGCATCACAGAAGATCCAAGGTGATACGAAGATCCGATTTAATGGTCATTCAAGATTTATTAGGTGAAGAGAAGTTTGTGGATATCATTAGAACCAACTTTCTACCAAAATTTATTGATCAACTTTGGGACAAGTATTTTGATCCAGTGCTGGAACTGGAAGATCCATCTCTGGATGATGGTTCGttgtattattatcaaaGGCTACGAGAATACAGATTGCTTTTCAATACTGAAGATTATAAAACTCTCGTAGGTGCGGCAtttaatgaattgaataaaattctttaccaaTGGTTACTTTATGCAGATGACCAAGATTTATCAGGAGCTCAATGGTGGTTCAACAGCTTTattaataaaatttttgcTCAAAATGATCCAATAGAAGTAGAATTAGAGGAAATACGCAGATCTTTGagatttttccaagattcaAATGCCTTGAACCATCCTATTCACAATGATAGATTAGATTTgagagaagaattgaaactgATAGACCATGATAAAAAATACAATGTTCAAAACATACCATTGACGAGAGTAAGTCCGACGTTTAGGGACGTCTTAGAGGATTACTGCGAAGAAAAAGGTTTCATACTTGAAAAGACCGACCACTATACGCAATTACCGCAGTTCACCAATCAAGATGTTTTAGTTCCCGTGTTTAAAGTGCATACAGGCATTCGAATCCACAACGTGGCCCTTAAAGATGATATTCTATGGGTTGAAAAAGGCAAAGGTTCATTTATTCCAACGTATTTATACGAATTAGCGTCTTAA
- the MIA40 gene encoding Mia40p (some similarities with uniprot|P36046 Saccharomyces cerevisiae YKL195W MIA40 Essential protein of the mitochondrial intermembrane space involved in import and assembly of intermembrane space proteins), with amino-acid sequence MFRSIVSRGLTYRAVPLARASRGPLKRYASSSSRNLNGGNKFSAISLGALVTLGSILFVSPYSLKSILPEKSANIQEPEQPAAEEQAAEPAQAAEPEQPAAEEQPAAEEQPAAEEQPAAEEQPSEPEQPAEPEQSATEEQPAAEEKPAEPEQPAAEEKHEDASEKHQDASEPQPAPEEDSNESEQDEKATAYNPDTGEINWDCPCLGGMAHGPCGEEFKAAFSCFVYSEAEPKGIDCIEKFQNMQECFRKHPEHYAEQLKDEEEAIAAQESVEAEVAVVDAPEQPQSQPQKEQQQEQQPEQPKEEDSKSSESSD; translated from the coding sequence ATGTTTCGTTCAATCGTTTCTAGAGGTTTAACTTACAGAGCTGTGCCGCTAGCTCGTGCCTCCCGTGGACCTTTGAAGCGCTATGCCTCGAGCTCGAGTCGTAATTtaaatggtggtaataaaTTCAGTGCAATTTCTTTGGGGGCACTAGTCACTCTAGGATCCATTCTCTTCGTATCTCCCTACAGTTTGAAATCTATTCTACCGGAGAAGAGTGCAAACATTCAGGAACCTGAACAACCAGCTGCAGAGGAACAAGCAGCTGAACCGGCACAAGCAGCTGAACCTGAGCAGCCTGCTGCGGAGGAACAGCCTGCAGCAGAAGAACAGCCTGCAGCAGAAGAACAGCCTGCAGCAGAAGAACAGCCTTCTGAACCAGAACAACCTGCAGAACCAGAACAATCCGCTACAGAAGAACAGCCTGCTGCAGAAGAAAAACCTGCAGAACCTGAACAGCCTGCTGCGGAAGAAAAACATGAAGATGCTTCAGAAAAACATCAAGATGCCTCAGAGCCACAACCTGCTcctgaagaagattcaaatGAGTCCgaacaagatgaaaaagCAACCGCTTATAATCCAGATACCGGTGAGATCAATTGGGATTGTCCATGTTTAGGCGGTATGGCTCACGGTCCATGTGGTGAAGAATTCAAAGCTGCCTTCTCCTGTTTCGTTTACTCTGAAGCTGAGCCTAAAGGTATTGACTGCAtagaaaaattccaaaacaTGCAAGAATGCTTTAGAAAACATCCCGAACATTACGCTgagcaattgaaagatgaagaagaagctatTGCCGCTCAAGAATCTGTAGAAGCCGAAGTTGCAGTTGTTGACGCTCCTGAACAACCTCAATCTCAACCTCAAAAGGAACAACagcaagaacaacaaccaGAACAACCAAAGGAAGAGGATTCAAAATCTTCTGAATCTAGTGACTGA
- the YKT6 gene encoding palmitoyltransferase YKT6 (highly similar to uniprot|P36015 Saccharomyces cerevisiae YKL196C YKT6 v-SNARE (synaptobrevin) essential for endoplasmic reticulum-Golgi transport) gives MKIYYIGVLRNTGEKSLELTEKKDLSQFGFFERSSVAQFMTFFAETVSLRTGAGQRQSVEEGNYIGHVYARSEGICGVIVTDKDYPVRPAYTLLNKLLEDYLIQHPPSQWQNITETNASLQMTDLNDMISRYQDPSQADAIMRVQQELDETKIVLHNTIDSVLQRGEKLDNLVDKSETLNTSSKMFYKQAKKSNSCCIII, from the coding sequence ATGAAGATCTATTACATCGGTGTCCTGCGTAATACAGGTGAAAAATCACTAGAACTCACAGAGAAAAAGGATTTATCACAAtttggtttctttgaaagGAGTAGTGTTGCCCAGTTTATGACTTTTTTCGCAGAAACAGTTTCCTTAAGAACTGGTGCTGGTCAAAGACAAAGTGTAGAGGAAGGTAACTACATTGGACATGTTTACGCACGTTCTGAAGGTATATGTGGTGTTATCGTTACTGATAAAGATTATCCTGTAAGACCTGCCTATACGCTTTTGAACAAACTACTAGAAGATTACTTAATACAACATCCACCTAGTCAATGGCAAAATATTACTGAAACTAATGCAAGTTTACAAATGACAGATTTAAACGATATGATCAGCAGGTACCAAGATCCTAGTCAAGCTGATGCGATTATGAGAGTTCAGCAAGAACTAGATGAGACCAAAATCGTTTTGCACAATACCATTGACAGCGTTCTACAAAGAGGTGAAAAGCTTGATAATCTGGTGGATAAATCTGAAACTTTGAatacatcttcaaaaatgtttTACAAGCAGGCAAAGAAGAGCAATTCGTGTTGTATCATCATTTGA
- the CYB2 gene encoding L-lactate dehydrogenase (cytochrome) (similar to uniprot|P00175 Saccharomyces cerevisiae YML054C CYB2 Cytochrome b2 (L-lactate cytochrome-c oxidoreductase) component of the mitochondrial intermembrane space required for lactate utilization expression is repressed by glucose and anaerobic conditions) produces the protein MWFRSKPIWKLSEVTARSLRGINTKRSFTWNSKGSNAFVRSSILKKRSMATALLVTAVAAASSVKLSSRPLDNGPKVDMSKPAISPDEVAKHNSPDDCWVVIDGYVYDLTEFAPVHPGGPTVIKSNAGKDVSAIFDPLHAPDVIEKFIDPSKRLGPLEGDMPKELVCAPFTPGETPDDVQRKLKLRARLPPLDAITNLYDFEFLASQVLTKQAWAYYSSGADDEITMRENHFAYHRIFFKPKVLVNVAEVDTKTEMLGAPVDVPFYVTATALCKLGNPAEGEKDIARGCGSGEKKVPQMVSTLASCSLEEVVNAGKEDQIRWFQLYMNEDRSVVDQMISSAEKLGYKGIFVTVDAPGLGNREKDTKVKFSSQAGPLSVKKKEKEDKGKDNGESSGASKYLSKFIDPSFDWDDLVEVKKKTKLPIVIKGVQRVEDVVKAAEVGASGVVLSNHGGRQLDFSRSPIEVLAEAQPILKERNFENFDVFVDGGIRRGTDVVKALCLGAKGVGLGRPFLYANSVYGKEGVQKAIDILNFEVEMTMRLLGVTSIKQLGPELIDTSCIKSRSVQVPRDYLYDKTYMSSDLVSFMPPQEDEADGENE, from the coding sequence ATGTGGTTTAGATCGAAGCCTATTTGGAAGTTATCAGAGGTTACTGCTAGATCTTTACGTGGTATCAATACTAAGAGATCTTTTACCTGGAATTCTAAGGGCAGCAATGCATTCGTACGCTCCTctattttgaagaagcGTAGTATGGCTACTGCGTTATTGGTTACCGCTGTAGCCGCTGCATCGAGTGTTAAATTGTCCTCTCGACCTTTAGATAACGGACCGAAAGTAGATATGTCAAAACCTGCCATTAGTCCAGATGAAGTCGCTAAACACAATTCGCCCGATGATTGTTGGGTTGTTATTGATGGATATGTCTACGATTTGACGGAATTTGCTCCTGTACATCCTGGTGGACCTACAGTAATTAAATCAAACGCAGGTAAAGATGTCAGTGCAATTTTTGATCCATTGCATGCTCCAGATGTTATTGAGAAATTTATTGATCCAAGTAAAAGGTTAGGTCCCTTGGAGGGCGATATGccaaaggaattggtttGTGCGCCTTTTACACCCGGTGAAACCCCTGATGatgttcaaagaaaattgaaattaagaGCTAGGTTACCTCCGCTGGATGCAATTACCAATCTGTACGATTTTGAATTCTTAGCATCTCAAGTTTTAACCAAGCAGGCATGGGCTTACTATTCAAGTGGtgctgatgatgaaattaccATGAGAGAAAACCACTTTGCATACCATAGAATTTTCTTTAAGCCTAAAGTTTTGGTGAACGTTGCTGAGGTGGATACAAAGACTGAAATGCTGGGTGCACCTGTTGATGTGCCATTCTATGTTACTGCTACAGCATTGTGTAAACTGGGTAATCCAGCTGAGGGTGAAAAAGATATTGCAAGAGGTTGTGGATCTGGTGAGAAAAAGGTGCCTCAAATGGTTTCCACATTAGCATCCTGTTCCTTAGAAGAAGTGGTTAATGCAGGCAAAGAAGATCAAATAAGATGGTTTCAGTTGTACATGAATGAGGATCGTAGTGTAGTGGATCAAATGATCTCCAGTgcagaaaaattgggttACAAAGGTATATTCGTAACTGTCGATGCACCTGGGCTTGGTAATAGAGAAAAGGATACAAAGGTTAAATTTTCTAGTCAGGCCGGTCCGTTGAGTgtgaaaaagaaggaaaaggagGATAAAGGTAAAGATAATGGAGAATCTAGTGGAGCCTCTAAATATTTATCTAAATTTATTGATCCTTCATTCGACTGGGATGACTTGGTTGaagtgaagaaaaagacaaaattaccaattgtgATTAAAGGTGTTCAAAGAGTTGAAGATGTTGTTAAGGCTGCTGAAGTTGGCGCTAGTGGTGTTGTGCTTTCAAATCATGGTGGTAGGCAATTAGATTTCTCTAGGTCACCAATTGAAGTTTTGGCTGAAGCTCAACCAATTCTCAAAGAACgcaattttgaaaactttgaTGTTTTCGTTGATGGTGGTATTCGCAGAGGTACTGATGTGGTTAAGGCTCTTTGTCTTGGTGCTAAAGGTGTTGGTTTAGGTAGGCCTTTCCTATATGCCAACTCGGTTTATGGGAAGGAAGGTGTTCAAAAAGCAATTGATATTCTCAATTTTGAAGTGGAGATGACGATGAGATTGCTTGGTGTTACTTCTATCAAGCAATTGGGGCCGGAGTTGATAGATACTTCATGTATTAAATCCAGATCTGTTCAAGTACCAAGGGACTACCTCTACGACAAGACTTACATGAGTTCTGATTTGGTTAGTTTCATGCCACCACAAGAAGACGAGGCTGATGGCGAGAACGAGTGA